A window of the Bdellovibrio svalbardensis genome harbors these coding sequences:
- a CDS encoding L-threonylcarbamoyladenylate synthase, with protein MMSPNEGLAKAKVILEEGGVIGLPTETVYGLAARIDVPGAIEKIFKVKERPFFDPLIVHVSSIEMAKKVTAYWGPASQALAEVFWPGPLTMILPKDPSVNGMITSGLESVGIRMPNHPLALELIEEVGIPLAAPSANKFGRTSPTSASHVRVEFKNENVFVLDGGDCQIGIESTVLLIRHRPDKVVLSILRRGHILKSDIERVLAEKGFEFEFLEQVDKRESPGHMKHHYMPPVPLIVCTEKNRSVESIIQEVNEKLSTLPEEIESIKIIKPKNGVHSAEVLNLSKDPLLATREFYGHLRDVAAKGKDIIIFYREEHQVGERWESLFDRLNKAASLII; from the coding sequence ATGATGTCGCCCAACGAGGGTCTTGCTAAAGCGAAAGTCATATTGGAAGAAGGGGGAGTCATCGGGCTTCCTACTGAGACTGTTTATGGTTTGGCTGCGCGCATTGATGTCCCTGGAGCGATTGAAAAGATCTTTAAGGTCAAAGAGCGCCCGTTTTTCGATCCTTTGATCGTGCATGTCTCTTCGATCGAGATGGCCAAAAAAGTGACGGCTTACTGGGGGCCTGCTTCTCAGGCTTTGGCTGAAGTTTTCTGGCCGGGTCCATTGACGATGATTCTGCCTAAAGATCCCTCTGTGAATGGAATGATCACGTCTGGCTTGGAGTCAGTGGGTATTCGCATGCCGAATCATCCGTTGGCTTTAGAGTTGATTGAGGAAGTGGGTATTCCGCTTGCTGCGCCTAGTGCAAATAAATTTGGAAGAACCTCACCGACATCGGCAAGCCATGTGCGCGTTGAATTCAAAAATGAAAATGTTTTTGTCCTGGATGGCGGAGACTGTCAAATCGGTATTGAATCGACAGTGCTGTTGATTCGTCATCGCCCTGACAAAGTTGTGCTTTCAATTTTACGTCGTGGGCATATTCTGAAATCAGATATTGAAAGAGTTCTTGCCGAAAAAGGTTTTGAGTTTGAATTCTTGGAACAAGTCGATAAACGGGAATCTCCAGGGCATATGAAGCATCACTATATGCCGCCGGTTCCATTGATTGTTTGCACTGAAAAGAACCGCTCAGTTGAAAGTATCATCCAAGAGGTGAACGAAAAACTGTCGACGCTGCCAGAGGAAATCGAAAGCATTAAGATCATCAAACCTAAAAATGGAGTCCATTCTGCGGAAGTGTTGAACCTTTCCAAAGATCCCCTGCTGGCAACCCGTGAATTTTACGGACATCTGCGCGACGTAGCAGCCAAAGGCAAAGATATCATTATCTTCTACCGCGAAGAACATCAGGTCGGGGAGCGCTGGGAGTCTTTGTTCGATCGTTTAAATAAAGCCGCGAGCCTGATCATTTAA
- a CDS encoding HNH endonuclease — translation MRDNYTCQYCGTKFHAKQLTLDHVVPASHNGPKNWTNVVSACRDCNQRKANRTPRTANMPLLTEPRAPSWLPTLELEISADHVPPDWAPYLRLKTG, via the coding sequence ATCCGCGATAATTACACCTGCCAATACTGCGGCACAAAGTTTCACGCCAAGCAGCTCACTCTTGATCACGTCGTCCCCGCATCTCATAACGGACCTAAAAATTGGACAAATGTTGTTTCCGCTTGTCGCGATTGCAATCAACGCAAAGCAAATCGCACGCCGCGAACAGCAAATATGCCTTTACTGACAGAGCCGCGTGCTCCATCGTGGTTACCAACACTGGAATTAGAAATCAGTGCCGACCACGTTCCGCCCGATTGGGCGCCCTATTTAAGGCTTAAAACAGGATGA
- a CDS encoding RNA recognition motif domain-containing protein — MAKKLYVGNLPYSVDDEALHSHFAQFGAVDSAKVIMDRESGRSKGFGFVEMADDSAADAAIERANGVELNGRQINVSEARPQEPREGGRGGGRGGFGGGRGGGGGGGRGGFGGGGRR; from the coding sequence GTGGCTAAGAAGTTATACGTAGGCAATTTGCCTTATTCAGTTGATGACGAGGCTTTGCACTCTCATTTCGCACAATTCGGTGCAGTAGATTCAGCAAAAGTTATCATGGACAGAGAGTCAGGCCGTTCAAAAGGTTTTGGCTTCGTTGAAATGGCTGATGATTCAGCTGCTGACGCTGCTATCGAAAGAGCAAACGGCGTTGAGTTGAACGGTCGTCAGATCAATGTATCTGAAGCTCGTCCACAAGAACCACGTGAAGGTGGTCGCGGCGGTGGTCGTGGTGGCTTCGGTGGCGGACGCGGCGGCGGTGGCGGCGGCGGACGTGGTGGTTTCGGTGGCGGCGGTCGTCGCTAG
- a CDS encoding YajQ family cyclic di-GMP-binding protein → MPSFDIVSELDIQEIDNAVNQARKEVDGRYDFKGSKSEIGWDKDKKEITLNAEDDYKIEQMGSILQTKLHRRGVDIKAVKFDKVEPAGGKMLRQKVTLQQGIDREVAKEIIKVIKDSKLKVQPQIADDKLKVSGKSIDDLQECIALVRGGSFAVPLQFNNMRS, encoded by the coding sequence ATGCCTTCGTTTGATATTGTTTCTGAACTTGATATTCAAGAGATTGATAATGCTGTTAATCAGGCTCGTAAAGAGGTTGATGGTCGTTATGATTTTAAGGGCAGCAAGTCTGAAATCGGTTGGGACAAAGATAAAAAAGAAATTACTTTGAACGCTGAAGATGATTACAAGATCGAGCAGATGGGAAGCATCTTGCAGACCAAGCTCCATCGCCGTGGGGTGGATATCAAAGCTGTGAAGTTTGATAAAGTTGAACCAGCTGGTGGCAAAATGCTCCGCCAGAAGGTCACTTTACAGCAAGGCATTGACCGCGAAGTTGCTAAAGAAATTATTAAAGTCATCAAAGATTCCAAGCTCAAAGTACAGCCGCAAATCGCTGATGATAAACTGAAGGTCTCTGGTAAAAGTATCGATGATCTTCAGGAATGTATCGCCCTGGTACGAGGGGGAAGCTTCGCAGTACCCTTACAATTTAATAATATGAGATCGTAA
- a CDS encoding GNAT family N-acetyltransferase, which yields MTSKYEIRLNSKIDIRRIYTNETLPLRKKVLKPFLTEEECINPGDDLTSTYHFGLFQENKLISISTFIQEGHPDFLSTFPYRLRGMATDTEFQGQGLGGILLQHGVEYLRQKECDFLWFNARIKAFPFYEKLGFSYYGPLFDIKDIGPHKVMYKILIPK from the coding sequence ATGACATCGAAGTACGAAATCAGGCTGAACTCCAAGATTGATATCCGACGGATATACACAAATGAAACTCTTCCTTTACGCAAAAAAGTTTTAAAACCTTTTCTGACAGAGGAAGAGTGCATAAACCCCGGTGACGACCTGACGTCGACTTATCATTTCGGATTGTTCCAGGAAAATAAACTCATCTCGATCTCGACCTTTATTCAAGAAGGTCATCCTGATTTTCTCTCGACATTTCCTTATCGCCTGCGCGGAATGGCCACGGATACAGAATTTCAAGGACAAGGTCTTGGTGGAATTCTGCTTCAACACGGTGTTGAATATTTGCGACAAAAAGAATGCGACTTTTTATGGTTCAATGCTCGCATCAAAGCATTTCCTTTTTATGAAAAATTGGGCTTTTCATACTATGGTCCACTCTTCGACATCAAGGACATCGGCCCCCATAAAGTCATGTACAAGATTCTTATTCCCAAGTAG
- a CDS encoding ABC transporter ATP-binding protein, which yields MSLILNDVRKSFHQGDVEIQVLKGLNVNIEPGQIVSIVGQSGSGKSTLLSILAGLERADRGDILVDKANLVPMTEQELTLFRAQNISIVFQQYHLIAHLTALENVMLALEILKMENPRVRAEEALRELGLGHRLEHFPSQLSGGECQRVAIARALVVKPKILLADEPSGNLDIHTGDKVMDVFFDVIRKHKITTILVTHSEALAKRCERTLRLEDGQLRER from the coding sequence ATGAGTTTGATCTTAAACGATGTTCGCAAAAGTTTTCATCAGGGGGATGTCGAGATTCAAGTTCTCAAAGGACTGAATGTCAATATTGAGCCAGGACAGATTGTCTCGATTGTTGGTCAATCCGGAAGCGGCAAATCCACGTTGCTGTCTATTCTTGCGGGCTTGGAGCGCGCGGATCGTGGGGATATCTTGGTGGATAAAGCCAATCTTGTTCCAATGACTGAACAGGAGCTGACTCTATTTCGGGCGCAGAATATTTCCATCGTATTTCAACAGTATCATTTGATTGCGCACCTAACTGCGCTCGAGAACGTGATGTTGGCGTTGGAAATTTTGAAAATGGAAAACCCTAGAGTACGTGCTGAAGAAGCTTTGCGCGAGTTGGGCCTGGGACATCGCTTAGAGCATTTTCCAAGTCAACTGAGCGGGGGAGAATGCCAGCGTGTAGCAATCGCCCGTGCCCTTGTCGTAAAACCAAAAATCCTTTTGGCCGATGAGCCCAGTGGAAACTTGGATATTCATACCGGCGATAAAGTCATGGATGTCTTCTTCGATGTTATTCGCAAACACAAGATTACCACCATATTAGTGACTCACAGTGAGGCCCTTGCAAAAAGATGCGAACGCACTTTGCGCCTTGAAGATGGTCAATTGAGGGAGCGATGA
- a CDS encoding ABC transporter permease, translating into MRRSWRFGLFFIFNLSLGLTGFVSLKAFNSALESEIKNNAKSILSADLAVSSRRELTETELKDMRSALPEGTLEAKNYEFFAMLSSAKGSRLVLVKAVDQAYPFYGDLQLQSGKRIASGSPKDIIGEKTAWVYPELESQMGLKTGDDVQLGQLKLKISDVITKDETQTFRAATMAPRVFINRALLPESGLIQYGSTFSLAYLFKLPVAAQEETLKESLYKKLTDPQVSVDTPATAGEDSGRQLGYLSDYLGLVALVALFMSALGAAYIYRLFLSSRMKEIAILRTLGLQSAEAVGVYVIQASLLGLLATIPTLLFSELVLPLLTKLLGSFTPFNLQPRVTLEAWGLCLLMAVVGSFVVSLPFMIKIFDLRAAKLFSEEKFSVGEGPRRYWPYVPTAVLFFGLSVYQAHSWKIGSIFVGALLVVVAVLVSVGYLTVRGAGLLKNVHRWFMRFSFLSVSRRAAASLAVFVALGMGALLINILPQLKNSLQADFRVDSHSKIPSLFLFDIQDEQLGGVQKILADNKVQALGESPMVRARILKVNGQDYERKIEAQGFKTREEEREARFRNRGVNLSYRTKLSETEEITEGQPITGDFDASKQKYPQLSVEQKFAERMGFHLNDLVVFDVQGVEVEAQIANFRKVKWTSFQPNFFILVQNGVLNDAPKTFITSVPSLNAEMRNHLQTEIAQKFSNVSVIDVVRLVDEILSTAEKMSWSLELMAYLALITGYIVLFSIVRSQIKLRRWELNMLKILGASFKEVSGFILTEFAFLAFISSFVGAFLSIGVSYALNRFLFEGSFEFSLAQPLISVLIITALSLLISFLASLDIVKESALSILRES; encoded by the coding sequence ATGAGGCGCAGCTGGCGCTTTGGTTTGTTTTTCATCTTCAATCTTAGTTTGGGGCTGACGGGCTTTGTCTCTTTGAAGGCCTTTAACAGTGCTTTAGAGAGTGAAATCAAAAACAACGCGAAGTCGATTCTTTCTGCGGACCTTGCCGTGTCTTCTCGCCGTGAATTGACAGAGACTGAACTGAAAGACATGCGCAGTGCTTTGCCAGAGGGAACTTTGGAGGCAAAGAACTACGAATTCTTTGCGATGCTCAGTTCAGCAAAAGGCTCGCGCTTGGTTTTGGTCAAAGCGGTCGATCAAGCTTATCCGTTTTATGGTGACTTGCAGTTGCAATCAGGAAAGCGGATCGCAAGCGGCAGTCCCAAAGACATCATCGGAGAGAAAACAGCTTGGGTGTATCCAGAGCTCGAATCTCAGATGGGCTTAAAGACCGGTGATGATGTTCAACTGGGACAGCTTAAGTTAAAAATTTCTGATGTGATCACCAAAGATGAAACACAGACTTTCCGAGCGGCCACTATGGCGCCGCGGGTGTTTATCAACCGCGCTTTGTTGCCGGAATCAGGCTTGATTCAGTACGGCAGTACGTTTTCCTTAGCTTATCTATTCAAGCTTCCTGTGGCAGCGCAGGAAGAGACTCTTAAAGAGTCTTTGTATAAGAAACTCACCGACCCGCAGGTTTCTGTGGATACCCCCGCTACCGCGGGTGAGGATTCAGGGCGGCAGTTAGGTTATCTGTCAGACTATTTAGGTCTGGTGGCTTTGGTCGCTTTATTTATGTCGGCTTTGGGAGCCGCCTATATCTATCGTTTGTTCCTCTCAAGTCGTATGAAAGAGATCGCCATCTTAAGAACTTTGGGTTTGCAAAGTGCAGAAGCTGTCGGTGTCTATGTGATTCAAGCTTCTTTGCTGGGGCTGTTGGCGACGATTCCGACTTTGCTCTTTAGTGAGTTGGTATTGCCACTCTTGACCAAACTGCTAGGCAGCTTTACTCCTTTCAACTTACAACCGCGGGTGACTCTTGAGGCGTGGGGCTTGTGTTTGTTGATGGCGGTGGTGGGCAGTTTTGTTGTCAGCTTGCCATTTATGATTAAGATCTTTGACCTTCGCGCCGCCAAGCTCTTTAGTGAAGAGAAGTTTTCAGTCGGTGAAGGACCGCGCAGATACTGGCCGTATGTGCCGACGGCGGTGTTGTTCTTTGGTCTTTCGGTTTATCAAGCTCACTCGTGGAAGATTGGTTCGATCTTTGTGGGGGCGCTGCTGGTCGTAGTCGCAGTCCTTGTCTCGGTGGGATATCTGACCGTGCGTGGTGCGGGACTATTGAAAAACGTTCACCGTTGGTTCATGCGCTTTAGTTTCTTGAGCGTATCCCGAAGAGCCGCTGCCAGTTTGGCGGTGTTTGTGGCTTTAGGCATGGGAGCGTTGCTGATCAATATTCTGCCTCAGCTAAAAAACTCCCTGCAGGCTGATTTCCGCGTCGACAGTCATTCAAAGATTCCTTCGCTGTTCTTGTTTGATATCCAGGATGAACAGCTCGGTGGAGTTCAAAAAATTCTTGCTGACAACAAAGTGCAAGCCTTGGGTGAGTCACCGATGGTTCGCGCGCGTATCCTTAAGGTCAACGGTCAGGACTATGAAAGAAAGATCGAAGCTCAAGGATTTAAAACCCGCGAAGAAGAGCGTGAAGCACGCTTCCGTAATCGCGGCGTAAACTTGTCCTATCGGACTAAACTCTCTGAAACGGAAGAGATCACCGAGGGGCAACCGATCACAGGTGACTTCGACGCCAGCAAGCAAAAGTATCCGCAACTTTCTGTCGAGCAGAAGTTTGCGGAGCGCATGGGCTTTCATTTGAATGACCTGGTCGTCTTCGACGTTCAAGGGGTGGAAGTCGAAGCGCAAATTGCCAACTTCCGCAAAGTGAAGTGGACCAGCTTCCAACCGAATTTCTTTATTTTGGTTCAAAACGGAGTTCTAAATGATGCTCCTAAAACCTTTATCACCTCGGTACCATCTTTGAATGCAGAGATGCGAAATCATCTGCAAACAGAAATTGCGCAGAAGTTTTCAAACGTATCCGTTATCGACGTGGTTCGTTTGGTGGATGAAATTTTGAGTACTGCAGAAAAGATGAGCTGGTCCCTGGAGCTGATGGCTTATCTGGCTCTGATCACCGGTTACATCGTGTTGTTCTCAATCGTGCGCAGCCAAATTAAACTGCGCCGCTGGGAACTCAACATGCTAAAAATCCTAGGCGCCAGCTTCAAGGAAGTCTCAGGCTTCATCCTGACTGAATTCGCCTTCTTAGCCTTTATCAGCTCCTTCGTCGGCGCCTTCCTCAGTATCGGAGTCAGCTACGCCCTGAACCGCTTCCTTTTCGAAGGCTCCTTCGAGTTCTCCCTCGCCCAACCTCTCATCTCAGTCCTCATCATCACGGCCCTCAGCTTGCTCATCTCTTTCCTCGCAAGCCTCGACATAGTAAAAGAAAGCGCCCTCAGCATCCTCCGCGAATCCTAA
- a CDS encoding lysophospholipid acyltransferase family protein: MEEIQAGLRGVLNLIYFVLVIVTFLAWSFLCHLVIRNPEKRRAQFSKNVTFFCRIILKAFGMNLTVKNKPKDGEKFLLVSNHMGFVDILLMGSIFPLLFVTSNEMRETPFLGLLTEMGGCMYVERRSRTKILDEMKSIVTALQNGFRIVLYPEATSTNGEQVLPFKRTLMMAASHAGVPIQPAVVNFRKVNGEDFSLKWRDHLCWYGDITFATSLWKALTLKSLHAEIEFLEQIHTTPEDDRGLIADKAHSLISEKFVPVKGIAVPAVPPELETT, from the coding sequence GTGGAAGAGATTCAAGCTGGGCTCCGCGGAGTCCTAAATCTAATTTATTTCGTTCTAGTTATTGTCACTTTCTTGGCTTGGTCATTCCTTTGTCATTTGGTGATCCGCAATCCTGAAAAACGAAGAGCGCAATTTTCAAAAAATGTGACCTTCTTCTGTCGGATCATTCTGAAAGCTTTCGGAATGAATCTCACCGTGAAGAACAAACCTAAAGACGGCGAAAAGTTTTTGTTGGTGAGCAATCACATGGGCTTCGTCGACATCTTGTTGATGGGTTCGATCTTTCCGCTGCTTTTTGTAACTTCCAACGAAATGCGTGAAACTCCTTTCTTGGGTCTTCTGACCGAGATGGGTGGTTGCATGTACGTTGAACGTCGCAGTCGCACTAAAATCCTGGATGAGATGAAGTCGATCGTGACGGCATTGCAAAATGGTTTCCGCATCGTGCTTTATCCTGAAGCCACTTCGACAAACGGGGAGCAGGTACTTCCTTTCAAGAGAACCTTGATGATGGCTGCTTCCCACGCTGGAGTTCCAATTCAGCCTGCAGTAGTCAACTTCCGCAAAGTGAACGGAGAAGACTTTTCTTTGAAATGGCGCGATCACTTGTGCTGGTACGGCGACATCACGTTCGCGACCTCTTTGTGGAAAGCTCTGACGCTTAAATCATTGCACGCCGAAATCGAGTTCCTAGAACAGATTCACACAACCCCGGAAGACGACCGCGGCTTGATCGCTGACAAAGCACACAGCCTGATCTCAGAAAAGTTTGTCCCAGTAAAAGGCATCGCAGTCCCTGCAGTTCCTCCCGAACTCGAAACCACTTAG
- a CDS encoding GNAT family N-acetyltransferase: MVERISQNIQSFYQMRSNNMHKFKPKIAIQSEVGPFMIKTVTTTEELKEALALRFEVFHREMIGKTTPWGLDIDEFDFDCDHLIIKEKRSNKVVGTYRVRCSEFTNQFYSAKEFMMSSILQQPGVKLELGRACIHKDFRRGVVISLLWRGIADYLAASDSQFLFGCATVKTDDPRDAALLTRYFEEEGRINPGFRTRPTLAYTMPMFSFFKDELRNPLTQTQREEAEELLPPLCRAYLKIGAYIGGEPAWDKEFQCIDFLTILHREDLNRTLWKRFKLGSAES; the protein is encoded by the coding sequence ATGGTTGAACGGATTTCTCAGAACATTCAGTCTTTCTATCAAATGCGCTCTAATAACATGCATAAGTTCAAGCCGAAGATTGCGATTCAATCTGAGGTGGGACCCTTCATGATTAAAACAGTGACGACGACCGAAGAGCTGAAAGAGGCCTTGGCACTTCGCTTTGAAGTGTTCCATCGAGAGATGATTGGCAAGACGACTCCCTGGGGCTTGGATATCGACGAGTTCGATTTTGACTGTGATCACTTGATTATCAAGGAAAAGCGTTCGAACAAAGTGGTCGGCACTTATCGCGTGCGCTGCTCTGAATTTACAAATCAATTTTATTCCGCGAAAGAGTTCATGATGAGCTCCATCCTTCAACAACCTGGAGTGAAGCTTGAACTCGGTCGCGCTTGTATTCACAAGGATTTCCGCAGAGGTGTTGTGATCTCTTTGTTGTGGCGAGGAATTGCTGACTATCTTGCGGCCTCCGACTCGCAATTTCTATTTGGTTGCGCGACTGTGAAAACGGATGATCCTCGCGATGCGGCTCTTTTAACCCGGTACTTTGAAGAAGAAGGCCGAATTAATCCTGGATTTAGAACTCGCCCGACTTTGGCATATACGATGCCGATGTTTAGTTTCTTTAAGGATGAACTGCGCAATCCTCTGACTCAGACGCAACGAGAAGAAGCAGAAGAGCTTTTGCCCCCGCTATGTAGAGCCTACCTCAAGATTGGCGCCTACATAGGCGGAGAGCCAGCCTGGGATAAAGAGTTCCAATGCATAGACTTCTTGACCATTCTGCACAGAGAAGATTTAAATAGAACTCTGTGGAAGAGATTCAAGCTGGGCTCCGCGGAGTCCTAA
- a CDS encoding FKBP-type peptidyl-prolyl cis-trans isomerase translates to MRRVLAFNYVLKGPDGAVLDASEQGQPLPFLEGAGQILPKLEEEIKDLKEGDKKTVKLEAKDAYGEVRDNMFMEVPKEELAHLPQLEIGAHLRLELSGGAHIVRVSKITDTHVTLDGNHPLAGQPLEFAIEMVLIREATAEELQHGHPHGLHGDAGHHHGH, encoded by the coding sequence ATGAGAAGAGTATTGGCGTTTAACTATGTTTTAAAAGGACCTGACGGAGCAGTTTTGGATGCTTCAGAGCAAGGCCAACCACTTCCTTTCCTTGAAGGCGCTGGACAAATCCTTCCTAAACTTGAAGAAGAAATCAAAGACCTTAAAGAAGGCGATAAAAAAACTGTTAAGCTGGAAGCGAAAGATGCTTACGGCGAAGTTCGTGACAACATGTTCATGGAAGTTCCTAAAGAAGAACTTGCTCATTTGCCACAACTTGAAATCGGCGCGCACCTTCGCCTTGAGTTGAGCGGTGGAGCCCACATTGTTCGCGTTTCAAAAATCACAGACACTCACGTAACTCTTGATGGAAATCACCCATTGGCAGGTCAGCCTCTGGAATTCGCAATCGAAATGGTTCTAATTCGTGAAGCAACTGCTGAAGAACTTCAGCACGGACATCCACACGGATTGCACGGAGACGCTGGTCACCACCACGGTCACTAA
- a CDS encoding arylesterase produces the protein MRPFLFAALLIVSSLSFSSALAQTSAQKKLVVLGDSVSEGYGVAKDAAYPVLLEKKLHEAGKKEWTVFNASVSGSTTASGIGRMKWIFKSKPDAVFLALGANDGLRGLKVDESEKNLASAIEYAQAQKVRVILGGLYMPPNYGKDYSDKFKKMYESLAKKYKLTFVPFILDKVAGNPKYNLADGIHPNEEGHKIIADTVFTALKGSL, from the coding sequence ATGAGACCTTTTTTATTTGCAGCTCTTCTTATAGTTTCCTCTTTGAGTTTTTCCTCCGCACTCGCGCAAACGTCGGCACAAAAAAAATTAGTTGTCCTCGGTGATTCTGTTTCCGAAGGTTACGGCGTTGCGAAAGATGCCGCCTATCCAGTATTGCTTGAAAAGAAATTGCATGAAGCTGGCAAGAAAGAGTGGACCGTGTTTAACGCCAGCGTAAGCGGTTCAACCACCGCCTCTGGTATTGGTCGTATGAAATGGATTTTTAAATCGAAACCAGATGCCGTGTTCTTGGCCTTGGGAGCCAATGATGGTTTGCGCGGTTTGAAAGTCGACGAAAGTGAGAAGAATCTTGCGAGTGCGATCGAGTATGCTCAAGCCCAAAAAGTTCGCGTGATTTTAGGCGGACTTTATATGCCTCCCAATTACGGCAAAGATTACTCTGACAAGTTTAAAAAAATGTACGAATCCCTGGCGAAAAAATACAAGCTGACTTTCGTTCCCTTCATTTTGGATAAAGTGGCGGGTAATCCCAAATACAATCTCGCCGATGGCATTCATCCCAATGAAGAAGGTCATAAAATTATCGCCGATACTGTGTTCACAGCCTTGAAAGGTTCTTTATGA
- the dinB gene encoding DNA polymerase IV codes for MRKIIHIDMDCFYAAVEVKFNPQLKGKPLGIGGPPNTRSVLCTASYEARKFGVRSAMPSSQAVRLCPQLILIPPHFDLYKEESRKVREIFERFTNKIEPLSLDEAYLDVTDCKQFGGSATLIAQEIRRLIFEELNLTASAGIAPNKFIAKIASDWKKPNGQFVVRPQDVEGFVKDLKVEKIFGVGKVTAQKMHELGLYTCSDIQKFSVPELHRWFGSRAQELYDFSRGIDDREVVTEWERKSLTVEETYNTDLQTYEECRKRIPALYEDFYQRLIQGEYEDRVRGMVVKLKFFDFKSTTHEEVIHGIPTEKDFERLLERAWSRRGVAVRLVGLGVRLGTQNKVSNEPVTSQLKFAI; via the coding sequence ATGAGGAAGATCATCCATATCGACATGGACTGTTTTTATGCTGCGGTTGAGGTTAAATTTAACCCTCAACTTAAAGGGAAACCTTTGGGCATTGGCGGGCCACCGAATACTCGCAGTGTACTTTGCACGGCGAGTTATGAAGCGCGCAAGTTTGGTGTGCGCTCGGCGATGCCCTCTTCCCAGGCGGTGCGTTTGTGCCCGCAGTTGATTCTAATCCCTCCGCATTTTGATCTTTATAAAGAGGAAAGCCGCAAGGTTCGCGAAATCTTTGAACGCTTCACGAACAAGATTGAGCCCCTTTCTTTGGATGAGGCTTATCTTGATGTGACTGATTGTAAGCAGTTTGGTGGCAGTGCCACTTTGATCGCCCAGGAAATCCGCCGCCTTATCTTTGAAGAGCTGAATCTGACAGCCTCTGCGGGCATTGCACCCAACAAGTTCATCGCCAAGATTGCCAGCGATTGGAAAAAGCCTAACGGGCAATTCGTCGTTCGGCCTCAAGACGTGGAAGGTTTCGTCAAAGACCTGAAGGTGGAAAAGATTTTCGGAGTCGGTAAAGTCACCGCTCAAAAAATGCACGAGCTTGGTTTGTACACCTGTTCTGATATTCAAAAATTTTCTGTGCCAGAGTTGCATCGTTGGTTTGGTTCACGCGCTCAAGAGCTTTATGATTTCTCGCGAGGTATTGATGATCGCGAGGTTGTCACCGAGTGGGAGCGAAAATCTCTGACTGTGGAAGAGACTTATAATACTGATCTGCAAACCTATGAGGAGTGCCGAAAGCGCATTCCTGCTCTCTACGAAGATTTCTATCAGCGCCTCATTCAAGGTGAGTACGAAGATCGCGTGCGCGGTATGGTTGTGAAGTTGAAGTTCTTTGATTTCAAATCAACAACGCATGAAGAAGTGATTCATGGAATTCCCACCGAGAAAGATTTTGAAAGACTTTTGGAACGAGCCTGGTCGCGCCGTGGTGTCGCAGTTCGCCTTGTGGGCTTGGGAGTTAGGCTGGGCACTCAAAACAAAGTATCTAACGAACCTGTAACCTCGCAGTTAAAATTCGCTATCTAA